The following are from one region of the Lynx canadensis isolate LIC74 chromosome D4, mLynCan4.pri.v2, whole genome shotgun sequence genome:
- the TEX48 gene encoding testis-expressed protein 48: protein MAAHQNLASKIFCLCCRDCEDPRAMDDPKAPSEPQDQQPSTCSRYQTRTHRPASLDLSFFIPLLLSENRGMGGEKFAVLVQLAKDRGLQKEGLDSKNSKPANEASHSPLGQPLIHPEKRASTTSNNEYEELNTHSQRGFCKRNLNRYSRDRWPFQPCHIGRP, encoded by the exons ATGG CAGCCCACCAAAACTTGGCTTCGAAGATCTTCTGTTTGTGCTGCAGAGACTGTGAGGACCCCCGGGCCATGGATGACCCCAAGGCCCCCAGTGAACCCCAGGATCAGCAGCCATCCACCTGCAGTAGGTACCAGACAAGGACACACCGTCCAGcctctctagacctcagttttttcatcccCCTTCTGCT CTCTGAGAACAGAGGCATGGGAGGGGAGAAGTTTGCTGTACTTGTGCAGCTAGCGAAGGACAGAG GTTTGCAGAAGGAGGGGCTGGACAGCAAGAATTCGAAGCCTGCTAATGAAGCCTCCCACTCGCCTTTGGGACAACCTCTGATCCACCCAGAAAAGAGAGCCTCCACCACCAGCAACAATGAGTATGAAG AACTGAATACACACTCCCAAAGAGGTTTCTGCAAGAGAAACCTAAACCGCTACTCCCGGGACCGCTGGCCATTCCAGCCGTGTCACATCGGGAGGCCCTGA